The proteins below are encoded in one region of Canis lupus dingo isolate Sandy chromosome 30, ASM325472v2, whole genome shotgun sequence:
- the NUTM1 gene encoding NUT family member 1, whose amino-acid sequence MKLVKYISVVEPRFKLRSLCHKSSALSYSGCPLGPGPDCLILEASGQPQLVSTPERMASDGAPPLPGQDVTLKPGAALCSFSALPFPQSAPGPPDQSPWEPPPQPPLPPAFSAGNPLVLSALPSPLLVTGDGGPGPTGAGVVVKVKTEGGPVEPSQTQSFILTQPALSWIAEMAPPEGPSCQFVTAPNVKTLLPTKTIGVSPEGLPGLPAQAPTPAAQLASVVRPEQAWPGPHGATREGGPSAAQAKPSLGDLSYTSKGVYENFRRWQRYKALVRRHLSHRPDAEALSCFLIPVLRSLARLKPSMTLEEGLPRAVQEWEHTSNFDRMIFYEMAEKFLEFEAEEEMQIQNTQLTSGPQGLPPAAPLKLDPPGLVAPELSQQPVYIPKKVAPRARAPRRRQRKPQRPVVPEAPKEVPLEAVREYTDIVEGLLGASDWKQDDEEEQQQDEERMCPDPGLLSYIDELCSQEVFVSKVEAVIHPRFLADLLSPEQQRDPLALMEELEQEEGLSLAQLVQKRLLALEEEDAEAPPSCSGAPSDSSHSGSDEDEDGGGRLRPSPGPRVAGGAVHLGKAASPGERAVDGLQEVQRDGNAVPPPSSWDLQLDLPAPQGPRGSRNMEKRGARKVTNQMSPHGVDPLGGVMSLGQPLVVDRIAETLPLCWQGSPPPDLGSGLGVRLVELAPLQGQGSEEQVLGLQTGQGLGGPAVLPQEMEPCAVPQKGSSGAMWGDDRGPPGVSSYNENPSPRAAGDRDGDVVSLSRGLWLSSELAAVGLELPLQMEEVIENFHSRESVTEHQGGCRAGGSSSSSSQGPGETVAPGDEGGSAVSCGGTTGTSALQKRNDCSLPGPLGASSPSLRPNVNSEQGPEAAGDPSGLWVEGCPPLPEGRLSAPTLGPPRETLQPACPGNVLVLGAQGVPSFPQAALGAGSGGRSRSPVLETTEQHVHLLGIGDVCGLQLGGPGGREDTSPPKFTSSAARGRVGEGAGLRQPQGLESFPGNREAQARGPPAAAYPCRGLGRPCARWGARAALVVTGASPLRETRSSAAGARGKEGGEGEDEGEDEGEDAGEDEGLSGFAHLLASKLSLSPRDPALGPQPAPGAASMGGPRGPHGARPCRPPEVGGLAPSPRAAATPGGGTAGAGGPARAAAAGGRGVCGDKPPARAPQPRKRRRDTFVSGRRKKRRRSQ is encoded by the exons ATGAAACTGGTGAAGTATATTTCAGTGGTCGAACCGAGATTTAAACTCAGGTCTCTTTGCCACAAATCCAGCGCTCTTTCTTATAGTG GTTGCCCTCTGGGTCCTGGACCCGACTGTCTCATTCTGGAGGCTTCCGGACAGCCACAGTTAGTGTCCACACCTGAGAGGATGGCTTCGGATGGAG CACCTCCACTGCCGGGACAGGATGTGACCCTGAAACCCGGTGCTGCCCTGTGTTCTTTCAGTgcactccccttcccccagtcTGCTCCTGGCCCACCAGACCAGTCCCCCTGGGAGCCGCCTCCACAGCCCCCCCTGCCTCCAGCATTCTCTGCAGGGAACCCTCTGGTGCTCTCTGCTCTCCCTAGCCCATTGTTGGTGACAGGGGATGGGGGCCCTGGGCCCACTGGGGCTGGAGTCGTTGTCAAAGTCAAGACGGAAGGGGGGCCGGTGGAGCCCTCTCAAACTCAGAGTTTCATCCTCACTCAGCCAGCCCTCAGTTGGATCGCTGAGATGGCCCCCCCTGAGGGTCCTTCCTGTCAATTCGTGACAGCCCCTAACGTGAAGACCCTTCTGCCCACCAAAACCATTGGGGTGAGCCCGGAGGGCCTCCCAGGCCTTCCTGCTCAGGCTCCAACACCAGCTGCCCAACTGGCCTCCGTCGTGCGCCCAGAACAGGCTTGGCCAGGACCACACGGGGCAACCAGAGAAGGAGGTCCTTCGGCCGCCCAAGCCAAGCCGTCACTGGGTGACCTCTCCTATACCTCCAAAGGTGTTTATGAGAACTTCCGTCGCTGGCAGCGCTACAAAGCCTTGGTGCGGAGGCACCTATCTCACAGACCTGATGCAGAAGCCCTTTCCTGCTTTCTTAT CCCTGTGCTTCGCTCCCTGGCCCGGCTGAAGCCTTCTATGACCCTGGAGGAGGGACTGCCAAGGGCTGTGCAGGAGTGGGAGCACACCAGCAACTTTGACCGGATGATCTTTTATGAGATGGCAGAAAA GTTCCTGGAGTTTGAGGCTGAGGAGGAGATGCAGATTCAGAACACGCAGCTGACAAGTGGGCCCCAGGGcctgcctcctgcagcccctctgAAACTCGACCCTCCGGGGCTTGTGGCCCCTGAGCTTAGCCAGCAGCCAG TGTACATTCCCAAAAAGGTGGCTCCCAGGGCACGCGCCCCCCGCCGGCGGCAGCGCAAACCCCAGAGGCCTGTGGTCCCTGAGGCGCCCAAGGAGGTCCCGCTGGAGGCTGTGAGGGAGTACACTGACATCGTGGAAGGGCTGCTGGGGGCGTCAGACTGGAAACAGGACGACGAAGAAGAGCAGCAGCAGGACGAGGAAAGGATGTGTCCCGACCCAGGCCTTCTCAGCTACATCGACGAGCTTTGTTCTCAGGAGGTCTTTGTCTCCAAG GTGGAGGCCGTCATTCATCCTCGATTCCTGGCCGACCTGCTGTCcccagagcagcagagggacCCGTTGGCCTTAATGGAGGAGCTGGAGCAGGAAGAAGGACTCAGCCTTGCCCAG CTGGTCCAGAAGAGGCTCCTGGCCTTGGAGGAGGAGGATGCGGAGGCCCCTCCTAGTTGCAGTGGAGCTCCGTCGGACTCTAGTCACTCTGGTTCGGACGAGGATGAAGATGGGGGTGGGCGGCTTCGGCCCTCCCCTGGGCCTCGGGTTGCTGGGGGTGCTGTTCACTTGGGAAAGGCTGCTTCTCCAGGGGAGCGGGCTGTCGATGGCCTACAGGAGGTGCAGAGAGATGGGAATGCCGTGCCACCCCCCAGCAGCTGGGACCTGCAGCTGGACCTTCCAGCTCCACAGGGGCCTCGAGGGTCCAGAAACATGGAGAAGAGAGGGGCCAGGAAGGTGACAAATCAGATGTCCCCACATGGGGTTGACCCTCTAGGAGGTGTCATGTCACTGGGGCAGCCCCTGGTGGTTGACAGAATTGCCGAGACTCTGCCCCTTTGTTGGCAGGGAAGCCCCCCACCTGACCTGGGTTCCGGTTTGGGCGTGCGACTTGTAGAGCTGGCTCCTCTGCAAGGACAAGGGTCAGAAGAGCAGGTCCTGGGGCTGCAGACAGGACAGGGGCTAGGGGGGCCTGCAGTGCTTCCTCAAGAGATGGAGCCGTGTGCAGTGCCCCAGAAAGGCTCTTCAGGAGCCATGTGGGGGGATGACAGAGGTCCTCCGGGGGTTTCCAGTTACAATGAGAACCCCTCCCCCAGAGCGGCTGGTGACAGGGATGGGGATGTAGTCTCCCTCAGTCGGGGACTTTGGCTGAGCAGTGAGCTGGCCGCCGTGGGCTTGGAGTTGCCCTTACAAATGGAGGAGGTCATAGAGAACTTCCACAGCAGGGAGAGTGTCACCGAGCATCAGGGAGGCTGCCGGGCAGGGGGCTCCAGCAGCAGcagttcccagggtcctggagaaACCGTGGCACCTGGAGACGAGGGGGGCAGTGCAGTTTCCTGCGGAGGCACAACTGGCACGTCTGCCCTGCAGAAGAGAAACGACTGCAGCCTGCCGGGCCCCCTGGGGGCCAGCAGCCCATCCTTGAGGCCTAACGTAAACTCAGAACAGGGCCCTGAGGCTGCCGGGGATCCCAGTGGTCTGTGGGTGGAAGGGTGCCCCCCTTTGCCGGAAGGTAGGCTCAGTGCCCCCACCCTGGGACCTCCCAGAGAAACCCTGCAGCCCGCGTGTCCCGGCAACGTCCTGGTGCTGGGGGCCCAGGGtgtcccctcctttccccaggccgccctgggggcggggagcggaGGCCGGTCCCGGTCTCCTGTGTTGGAAACCACAGAACAACACGTCCACCTACTGGGTATCGGAGATGTCTGCGGCCTCCAGCTCGGGGGCCCTGGAGGCCGTGAGGACACCAGCCCCCCGAAGTTTACTTCCTCTGCCGCCCGGGGCCGGGTTGGGGAGGGCGCTGGCCTCCGGCAGCCTCAGGGCTTGGAGTCCTTCCCCGGGAATCGGGAGGCTCAGGCACGGGGGCCGCCCGCAGCCGCGTACCCCTGCCGGGGCCTGGGGCGCCCGTGCGCTCGCTGGGGCGCCAGGGCCGCCCTGGTTGTGACCGGGGCCTCCCCTCTCCGTGAAACCCGCAGCTCCGCAGCCGgggccagagggaaggaggggggcgAGGGGGAGGACGAGGGGGAGGACGAGGGGGAGGACGCGGGGGAGGACGAGGGGCTCTCCGGCTTCGCCCACCTCCTGGCGTCCAAGCTCAGCCTGTCGCCGCGGGACCCTGCCTTGGGCCCTCAGCCGGCCCCGGGCGCGGCCTCGatgggggggcctcgggggcccCACGGAGCGCGCCCCTGCCGGCCCCCGGAGGTGGGCGGCCTCGCCCCGTCCCCGCGCGCCGCTGCCACGCCTGGGGGGGGGACGGCGGGCGCGGGAGGCCCGGCCCGGGCTGCGGCTGCGGGGGGGCGCGGCGTCTGCGGGGACAAGCCCCCCGCGCGGGCCCCACAGCCCCGCAAGCGGCGGCGGGACACTTTTGTCAGCGGCCGAAGGAAGAAGCGCCGCCGTAGTCAGTAG
- the NOP10 gene encoding H/ACA ribonucleoprotein complex subunit 3 — protein MFLQYYLNEQGDRVYTLKKLDPMGQQTCSAHPARFSPDDKYSRHRITVKKRFKVLMTQQPRPVL, from the exons ATGTTTCTCCAGTATTACCTCAACGAGCAGGGAGACCGGGTCTATACGCTTAAG AAGCTTGACCCTATGGGACAGCAGACCTGTTCAGCGCATCCCGCTCGCTTCTCCCCAGATGACAAGTACTCCCGTCACCGAATCACCGTCAAGAAACGCTTCAAGGTGCTGATGACCCAGCAGCCGCGCCCCGTGCTCTGA